The genomic interval GGCCGTCCACCAGCGGGCATGAGCGGGCTTCGAGACTGGTTTTCGTCGGGCACGCGTGGCGGTGGACGGTCGGTCGGCCTGTTCGTCGACGGCCCGAACGTGTTCCGCGAGGAGTTCGACGTCGACCTGACGGACCTCAGGGGCGTCGCAGAGGAGCGTGGCCGGGTCGCCGTCGCCCGACTGTACGTCAACGAGCAGGCCCCCGCCGGACTCATCCAGGCCGCCGAGGCCCACGGCTACGAGGTGGTGACGACGAGCGGCGACGTGGACGTGAAGCTGGCCGTCGACGCCGTCGAGGGAACCGTCTCGGGCCAGTTCGACGTGCTCGCCGTCGCCTCCCGCGACATGGACTTCAAACCCGCCCTCGAAACCGCCGCCCGCCACGGCGTCACGACGCTCGCAATCGCCCCCGGTACGCACGGTCGGTCGGACGCACTCCAGCGAACTGCGCACGAGGCGGTCACGCTCGGGGACTGACGGCGCGACCGTCGGGAGGTCGTCCTCGCGTCGTGCGGTATCACCCTCCACGGTTCCTCAAGACACTTGTTCCAGGGCACGAACCGTCCGGCCATGCCCGGTCCCGTCTTCCTCGAAGGGGACGCCGTCGCGCTCCGTCCGCCCGAACGCGAGGACGTCGAGTTCCTCCAGCGCTGCATGAACGACCCTCGCGTCTGGCGGCCCGCCCTCGACGTGAACCCGATGAACCGTGAACTGGGGACGGAGTTCTTCGAGGACGTCCTCTCGTCGGAGGAGGGCGTCCACTGTCTCGCGTGTGCGGACGCGGAACCGCTCGGCATCGTCTCGCTCACCGGGTCGCAGTACGGCCCGAGCGAGACATCGCGCGCCCGTTCGATGGAACTCGCCTACTGGTTCGCCCCCGAGCACCACGGGCAGGGCTACGGCTCGGACGCCGCCGCACGGCTGGTCCAGTACGCCTTCGAGGACCGGAACCTGCGGCGGGTGAGCGCGCGCGTCGGCGGGTTCAACGACGCCTCGGTGGGCCTGCTCGAATCGCTCGGCTTCGAACACGAGGGGACCCAGCGCGAGGCGGCGTGGTTCCGCGGCGAGTACCACGACATGCTGTGGTACGGTCTGCTCCGTAGGGAGTGGGAGCCGAGCCCGGAGTGACGACGGTCGGTCGATACCGACGGCGAACCGCCCTCGTTTTGGCCCGCGCGCTCGCAGTCGGTCCCATGAGCGACACCGACCCCGTCCTCGACGACCACCTCCACCTCGACCCGGTGAACGGCCGTGGCGTCGAGGCGGCCGAGGAGTTCGCCGACAACGGCGGGACGCACCTGCTCGTGCTCAACAAGCCCTCGTGGCACTACGACGTGCAGGTGAGCGACGCCGAGGACTTCCGGGTCGCCTACGACCACACGCTCGACGTGGTCGGGGACTCGAACGACGTGTTGCCTGGGAGCGCGTGGCCCGTCCTCGGCGTCCACCCGGCGCTCGTCTCGCAACTGGTGGACCGCGGGTTCGCGCCCGAGGAGGCGCGCGACCTGATGCAGACCGGCCTCGACGTGGCGGCGGAGTACGTCGCGTCGGGAGACGCGCTCGCCATCAAGTCCGGGCGACCGCACTACGACGTCGACGAGGCGGTGTGGGACGCCTCGAACGAGGTGATGCGCCACGCGTTCGCGCTCGGCGCGCGCGAGGACTGCGCCGTCCAGTTGCACACGGAGGGCGGCGAGGACTTCGAGGACGTGGCGCAGTGGGCCGAGGCGGAGGGGATGGACCGCGAACACGTCGTGAAACACTACTCGACGGGCGGCGTCGAGGGACCGACGCCGAGCGTCCTCGCGGACAAGGACGAACTGGTGCGTGCCATCGACCGGGACGTCCCGTTCATGATGGAGACGGACTTCATCGACGACTCCGACCGGCCGGGGGCGGTCCTGGGGCCGAAGACGGTCCCGCGCCGAACGCGGTGGCTCCGCGAGGAGGGGTACGACGCGGCGCTGGAGCGTGCGCACGTCGAGACGCCGCGTCTGGTGTACGATATCGACACACGGGAGACGCTCGACTGAGCCGTCCCGTGGCGACCCCATTCGAGCAACGAAAAGGCCTATCACCAGTCGCTCGTACGGGAGAGGTATGAGCACCCCCGAGGGCGAGTTCTA from Halomarina salina carries:
- a CDS encoding NYN domain-containing protein, producing MSGLRDWFSSGTRGGGRSVGLFVDGPNVFREEFDVDLTDLRGVAEERGRVAVARLYVNEQAPAGLIQAAEAHGYEVVTTSGDVDVKLAVDAVEGTVSGQFDVLAVASRDMDFKPALETAARHGVTTLAIAPGTHGRSDALQRTAHEAVTLGD
- a CDS encoding GNAT family N-acetyltransferase is translated as MPGPVFLEGDAVALRPPEREDVEFLQRCMNDPRVWRPALDVNPMNRELGTEFFEDVLSSEEGVHCLACADAEPLGIVSLTGSQYGPSETSRARSMELAYWFAPEHHGQGYGSDAAARLVQYAFEDRNLRRVSARVGGFNDASVGLLESLGFEHEGTQREAAWFRGEYHDMLWYGLLRREWEPSPE
- a CDS encoding TatD family hydrolase, with protein sequence MSDTDPVLDDHLHLDPVNGRGVEAAEEFADNGGTHLLVLNKPSWHYDVQVSDAEDFRVAYDHTLDVVGDSNDVLPGSAWPVLGVHPALVSQLVDRGFAPEEARDLMQTGLDVAAEYVASGDALAIKSGRPHYDVDEAVWDASNEVMRHAFALGAREDCAVQLHTEGGEDFEDVAQWAEAEGMDREHVVKHYSTGGVEGPTPSVLADKDELVRAIDRDVPFMMETDFIDDSDRPGAVLGPKTVPRRTRWLREEGYDAALERAHVETPRLVYDIDTRETLD